One Pyrenophora tritici-repentis strain M4 chromosome 5, whole genome shotgun sequence DNA window includes the following coding sequences:
- a CDS encoding F-box multi-domain protein: MSQSRTSAPVTLSSSPPPGGKHHQPLPGYLVRHLNLGFNQDDISALLSAIDSSQVSPSSNTRLAHLPAELLLQILEYVPVDHVLDWRLVCRSFRDAIDGRVLFHHLHRTELIGYMGSRYSHPLTALDDEQYERLHLLRARFECIQGPTPDASAKNDTPVWSGRQALFRIDDSWLDEFRHISGAAARKGDIWDSDRLWIDALSRLCLCSSDELIGTLRWCIRLDHAVLDLDFSAQRLVSEVCFSMRKGSIRINWKDTMFRFLKTERALRLMLEKKRNSPFTYSHMEDCLRAIRRDRLFANLNRDDRDDRNTAWHLRLLTPLFGRPSENHNTNLQPIEDEAITLLLLLRRAAALSPTQTHHLETLAANYRSMENELHELDNAFGEFKAYMSLPGFQMNILLPAMIRNADSVPRNPVAWSDELRVRIECHVERWQSQRKVVEQVRMLLAASNEAMAVPDDSFDELGSDI; this comes from the exons ATGTCGCAGTCGCGTACCTCAGCGCCCGTCACGCTGTCGTCTTCCCCCCCTCCTGGCGGCAAACATCACCAGCCACTCCCTGGGTATCTCGTGCGCCACCTAAACCTTGGCTTCAACCAGGACGACATTTCCGCTCTTCTCAGCGCAATCGACTCGAGCCAGGTATCCCCGTCTAGCAATACCAGGCTAGCGCACCTTCCCGCCGAACTACTGCTGCAGATACTTGAGTACGTTCCTGTCGATCATGTGCTCGACTGGCGACTGGTGTGTAGGAGTTTTAGGGATGCGATTGATGGGAGGGTCCTATTCCATCATCTACACCGGACGGAGCTGATTGGATACATGGGGTCGAGATACTCGCATCCTCTGACCGCGCTCGACGATGAACAGTATGAGAGGCTACACCTGCTGAGAGCGCGCTTCGAGTGCATACAAGGACCAACTCCTGATGCATCGGCGAAGAACGATACACCAGTATGGAGCGGCAGACAGGCCTTGTTCCGAATCGACGATAGCTGGCTCGACGAGTTCCGACATATCAGCGGGGCGGCAGCGAGAAAAGGCGATATTTGGGATTCAGATAGACTGTGGATCGATGCTTTGAGTCGACTCTGTCTTTGCTCGAGCGATGAACTCATTGGTACACTGCGATGGTGCATCAGGCTCGACCATGCTGTTCTCGATCTCGACTTCTCCGCCCAAAGACTGGTGAGCGAGGTCTGTTTCTCCATGCGCAAGGGATCCATACGGATTAATTGGAAAGACACGATGTTCCGGTTCCTGAAAACAGAGCGAGCACTCCGTCTGATGTTGGAAAAG AAGCGCAACTCGCCCTTTACATACAGCCACATGGAAGACTGTCTCCGCGCCATCCGCCGCGATCGCCTCTTCGCAAACCTCAACCGCGACGACCGCGACGACCGCAATACAGCCTGGCACCTCCGCCTCCTAACCCCACTCTTCGGCCGGCCCTCAGAAAACCACAACACGAACCTCCAGCCCATCGAAGACGAAGCCATAACCCTTCTCCTGCTCCTCCGCCGTGCCGCCGCCCTCTCCCCTACGCAAACCCACCACCTCGAAACGCTCGCCGCAAACTACCGCAGCATGGAAAATGAACTACACGAACTGGACAACGCGTTTGGAGAATTCAAGGCGTACATGTCGTTACCGGGTTTCCAGATGAATATCTTGTTGCCGGCTATGATTCGTAATGCGGATAGTGTGCCGAGGAACCCCGTGGCGTGGTCGGATGAGTTGAGGGTTAGGATCGAGTGTCATGTGGAGAGGTGGCAGAGTCAGAGGAAGGTGGTGGAGCAGGTGAGGATGTTGCTGGCGGCCAGTAATGAGGCCATGGCTGTGCCGGATGATAGCTTTGATGAGCTGGGCAGTGATATTTGA
- a CDS encoding Med15 multi-domain protein: MSQYNHMPPPGPYVPPNQSAPAQQHASQAPTSHQYNTGSYGCSNQAQKGVGGFGQMMNQRLEQAVTTGKPMLNKLGNAISSKLGNKPTPGPPQHLQNYQNYQNQYGQHNQAQTYQQPHGQSLSPPPPPQQNWGHPPPPRPSNASPAAQHSPYQQPTHHTPTSGPPGQINYFPQQTNQAPATQAYTHQSPPTTLGYNPSQYSQGGSPGGQMQTQGQLGQGQDMQGHLSASFQTHNQVQSHHTGQQMGVVGGSQGVQNTSSPHTSSVSPVVPAQQWGHLSTEHTSGVVSQSQADVPTKPLQPYSPTPTPNPLEQKEQKQQQLWNLWNSATPVNTLPQGQLQTLPGTANSSNTHDSNSAPQIPSNKPVHSSLQPVSPLQDNGAHSGPTEFIAELPGDMGSLTLLEAKPQTCGLGITGSQYQAYRPSGSQTGSPSPGPNAAHQTSNGSNKPLADPWRFTNIATETPTREFYILADLLFDALDRKFEPRHTGLLEAPKMLGGWVRLTQDARDLFSYKSYSAFAKLWSLEGIPHMMVPCEAALAPNWNFDQDMHARDMQVCQNPPTSYSRYPTYMPALNRAGWYKFFFLEMMHAPDDIEALVPALCADTYKPGVLQHPDLNKRDRTDMGGLQARAAAVKTFAMQRVCEETKAAMAEDPDVSPGHRHAGMGS; encoded by the exons ATGTCCCAGTACAACCACATGCCCCCTCCAGGACCTTACGTCCCTCCTAACCAGAGCGCCCCGGCGCAGCAGCATGCCTCTCAAGCACCCACGTCCCACCAGTACAACACGGGGAGTTATGGATGCTCAAATCAGGCTCAGAAGGGGGTTGGAGGTTTTGGACAAATGATGAACCAGCGATTGGAGCAGGCGGTGACAACTGGGAAACCAATGTTGAACAAGCTGGGCAATGCTATCAGCTCAAAACTCGGAAACAAGCCTACGCCAGGCCCGCCTCAGCATCTGCAAAACTATCAGAACTATCAGAATCAATACGGACAACACAACCAAGCACAAACGTATCAGCAACCTCATGGCCAGAGTCTCAGCCCTCCACCACCGCCGCAGCAGAACTGGGGCCATCCCCCTCCACCTCGCCCGTCGAATGCCTCTCCAGCTGCCCAGCATTCCCCGTACCAGCAACCGACCCACCATACGCCGACTTCAGGACCCCCGGGGCAAATCAACTATTTCCCGCAGCAGACGAACCAAGCGCCTGCCACGCAAGCATACACGCATCAGTCGCCGCCCACTACGCTCGGATACAATCCGTCGCAGTACAGTCAAGGCGGGAGCCCGGGTGGGCAGATGCAAACACAAGGACAACTCGGACAGGGGCAGGATATGCAGGGTCACCTTTCAGCATCGTTCCAAACACATAATCAAGTCCAAAGTCACCACACTGGGCAACAGATGGGTGTAGTCGGAGGATCACAGGGCGTCCAGAACACGTCTTCTCCCCATACTTCAAGTGTGTCACCAGTAGTACCCGCGCAGCAATGGGGGCATCTAAGTACTGAGCACACGTCTGGAGTTGTCAGTCAGTCACAGGCTGATGTGCCAACAAAACCCTTGCAGCCATACTCTCCTACTCCAACCCCGAACCCCTTGGAACAAAAAGAGCAaaagcagcagcagctcTGGAACCTTTGGAACAGTGCGACTCCTGTCAACACTCTGCCCCAGGGACAGTTGCAGACGTTACCAGGCACGGCCAATTCGTCAAACACACACGATTCGAATTCTGCACCCCAGATACCGTCGAACAAGCCTGTGCACTCAAGTCTGCAACCAGTTTCTCCATTACAAGACAATGGCGCACATTCTGGCCCAACCGAATTCATTGCTGAGCTGCCTGGCGATATGGGAAGCCTGACTCTGCTGGAAGCAAAGCCCCAGACATGTGGGCTAGGCATTACAGGCTCACAATACCAGGCCTATCGTCCTTCAGGGTCGCAGACGGGGTCACCCTCGCCTGGACCCAACGCAGCCCACCAGACATCAAATGGCAGTAACAAGCCACTGGCGGACCCGTGGAGATTTACAAACATAGCGACTGAAACTCCGACACGGGAATTTTATATTCTTGCAGACTTGCTTTTTGATGCACTGGACCGGAAGTTTGAACCTAGGCACACGGGCCTGTTGGAAGCGCCAAAGATGCTTGGGGGCTGGGTCAGGTTGACGCAAGATGCACGTG ATCTCTTCTCGTACAAGTCTTACAGCGCTTTTGCCAAGTTATGGAGTCTCGAAGGCATCCCGCACATGATGGTACCTTGCGAGGCTGCTTTAGCGCCAAATTGGAACTTTGACCAGGATATGCATGCGCGCGATATGCAAGTATGCCAGAACCCGCCGACATCATATTCACGATATCCAACGTACATGCCAGCGCTGAACCGGGCAGGTTGGTACAAGTTCTTCTTTCTCGAGATGATGCACGCACCGGACGATATTGAAGCCTTGGTACCGGCACTTTGCGCCGACACTTACAAGCCGGGAGTGCTCCAGCACCCTGATCTCAACAAGCGCGACAGAACAGACATGGGCGGACTACAAGCTAGAGCTGCCGCGGTGAAGACATTTGCGATGCAGCGGGTGTGCGAAGAGACGAAGGCGGCCATGGCAGAAGATCCGGATGTTTCCCCCGGGCACAGGCACGCAGGCATGGGTTCATGA
- a CDS encoding Tdh, Threonine dehydrogenase and related Zn-dependent dehydrogenase: MGLRNWEDQRNDPEDMRAARYYGQEDIRIEDVDEQKCGAGQVRVAPAFVGICGTDLHEYLGGPTFAPRTPHPCTNDTIPITLGHEFSGTITEVGSGNSAFTVGQNVVVQPTIFCGTCEACKAGSENVCYNGGFIGLSGGGGGLSESVVVPEGSVLSLPNNVPLDIGALVEPLSVAWHAVSAAPITPDSVVMILGGGPIGLAIVQCLVAIGTRKIIVSEISGARQRFAREFGAHHVICPKTYDVVQMGKVLSDSDGPDVVFDCAGVPASLTTACKAVKARGTVVNVAIWEREVPFNPNLLVFREAKYTAVLGYQKQDFQAVIDLLATGKLQPRKMITSKIQLEDLVEHGIKALINDKESHVKILVEVGGMSRIDSAIH; the protein is encoded by the exons ATGGGTCTCAGGAACTGGGAGGACCAGAGAAACGATCCAGAAGACATGCGCGCAGCAAGATACTACGGCCAGGAAGATATTCGGATTGAGGATGTGGACGAGCAGAAATGCGGCGCGGGACAAGTTCGA GTCGCCCCCGCCTTCGTAGGAATATGCGGCACAGATCTCCATGAATATCTCGGCGGTCCAACCTTCGCTCCGAGGACACCACACCCGTGCACCAACGACACGATACCCATCACCCTAGGTCACGAATTCTCAGGAACCATCACTGAGGTGGGCTCAGGTAACTCGGCCTTCACAGTAGGCCAGAATGTAGTCGTTCAACCAACAATATTTTGCGGTACCTGCGAAGCATGCAAAGCGGGATCGGAGAATGTATGCTACAACGGCGGCTTCATTGGACTCTCCGGAGGCGGAGGCGGCCTCAGTGAATCTGTTGTCGTGCCTGAAGGGTCAGTGCTGAGCCTACCGAACAACGTACCTCTCGATATTGGTGCTTTGGTCGAGCCCTTGAGTGTTGCATGGCATGCTGTATCCGCGGCTCCCATAACGCCCGACTCGGTCGTCATGATCCTGGGTGGTGGACCGATTGGCCTTGCCATTGTGCAATGCCTTGTTGCAATTGGCACACGAAAAATTATTGTCAGCGAGATATCAGGCGCACGTCAGCGTTTTGCAAGAGAGTTTGGGGCACATCATGTGATATGCCCCAAGACGTATGACGTTGTGCAAATGGGAAAGGTGCTTAGCGACAGCGATGGGCCGGACGTGGTGTTCGATTGCGCGGGCGTACCTGCTAGCCTCACGACGGCATGCAAAGCTGTCAAAGCTCGAGGCACGGTGGTGAATGTGGCTATCTGGGAGAGAGAAGTGCCGTTCAACCCGAATCTGCTGGTTTTCCGAGAAGCAAAGTATACGGCTGTGTTGGGCTATCAGAAACAAGACTTCCAAGCGGTGATTGACCTTTTGGCTACCG GAAAATTGCAGCCGAGAAAGATGATCACTAGCAAGATACAGCTTGAAGATCTCGTTGAACACGGCATCAAGGCCCTCATCAACGATAAAGAGAGTCATGTCAAAATATTGGTAGAGGTCGGCGGGATGAGCCGTATAGACTCCGCTATACATTAG